A segment of the Entomomonas moraniae genome:
GGTACGGTGGATAGCTTTTTATTATGGAACCTAACGGGCGGTCAGTCGCATTATACAGATGCAACTAATGCGGCACGTACTATGTTGTTTAATATTCATGAACAATCTTGGGACAACGACTTATTAGCATTATTTGATATTCCTGAAGCTCTATTACCTACTGTTTTGGATTGTGCGGCTGAGTTTGGCCATACACAAAATGGGATGTTTGATTGCCAAATTCCTATTTTAGGTATTGCTGGTGATCAACAGTCAGCGTTGATAGGACAGGCCTGTTTTAATGAGGGAATGGTTAAAAGTACTTATGGTACAGGCTGTTTTATGATTAAAAACACAGGTACAGAACCTGTTATATCAAAAAATCGTTTATTAACCACTATTGCGTATCGTTTACAAGGCAAAACAACCTATGCGCTTGAAGGAAGTATTTTCGTGGCAGGCGCCACAGTACAATGGCTTCGCGATGGTTTGAAGTTATTTGCAAATACATCAGATGCTGAGCTTATCGCTGAATCAACTCCTGATACCAGAGGGGTTTATTTAGTTCCTGCTTTTACTGGTTTAGGTGCCCCTTATTGGGATCCAAAGGCGAGGGGAGCTATTTTTGGATTAACAAGGGATACAGGAATTCAAGAGATTGTTACCGCAGGATTAGAGTCTGTTTGTTATCAAACCTGTGATTTACTTTTGGCGATGCAAGAAGATAGCGCTAGCCCATTGACAACTCTACGGGTTGATGGGGGAATGGCTATTAATAATTGGCTGATGCAGTTTTTAGCAGATATTTTAAATATTACGGTAGAACGCCCTGTGACCAATGAAACAACAGCATTAGGCGTTGCTTGGTTAGTCACACTGCAAGCCAATATTTATCAAAGTTTAGATGAGATTGCAAGCCACTGGTCTTTACAGCGATGTTTTACCCCCGTTATAGCAGAAGACAAACGTCAACAACTTTATAACGGGTGGTTAAAAGCTGTTGAGCGTGTTTGTCTAACTCAGTAACATACTATTTAAAGCTCTTTTTGTAGAAAATATCGAGAGAGCTCGCAGTCCCTCCTGCTGCTTCTAAATAAATGCTTTTTGTTAGTTTATAACGAAGCATGATGGTATTGACCGCTTTGAAAATACTCACGCCATAGTGGATACTGAGTTTATCATTAATTTTGCCACTGGCTGTCAGGCTAGTATCATCGCCTGATCCTGATGCGTCTAGCTGAAAATCTTCTAGTCCCACTTTGCTGGCAAGTTCTCCAACGGTTTCTGATGTGCTTGCAACTCCCATTGCTAAGGCTGCTTGGGCAAGTACATTATTATCTCCTGCTCCCAGAGGACGACCAAAAATAATATAAGACAGAGCTTGGTCTTGACTCATTGAGGGGGTTGAAAATACAGTTATTTTTGGCTGACTTGTAAAACCTGTTACTTTAACGCCAGCGGTTACATTATCAACCATTCTAACTGCTTCAATATCAAGACTTGGCTCTGTCATGGAACCCGTAAATAAAATATTGGCACGGGTAATGTTTAATTGCTGGCCATAAGCACGATAAACACCATTTTTTAGATTAATTTCACCTTGAGTAAAAAGGTTTTTGGTAATGGATAAATTACCTGTAATAGTTGAGGTTAGACCAAAGCCTTTAAATGATAGATGCTCTTGTCCAATCAGTACTTTGACATCCATGTCGATTTTCATTGGCATTGTCTGTTCTGGTGCTTTTTGAGTCACAATAATAGCATCTGAAGAAACAGTGACGGTTGAAGGGGGAAGTTCGCGTACAACAATACTTCCAGTAGGAATATTCACTACTCCTGCAACAGAGAGTGCATTATTGTCAATTTTTAGCTTTAAGTCTGTATTGGCTTCGAGGTTAGCATAGGGTGCAATAATAATGGGAAGTTTACTGGCTTTTAGACCCAGGTTGAGGTTTATACCATTGCTCCAGTTCGCATCGCCAGTGATTTTTGCATGCCCTTGTTTACCGCTACTCCAAGAACCATCGATTGTTAGTGACTCACCTTCGATCATGGCGGTGGCCTGTAAGTTTTCTAAAGAAACTGAGATATCTCCCATCACCGTACCATTTTTTAGTGTTACTTTGCCTGATACATAGGGCTTCTCTAGTATACCGCTGATTGTACCTTTACCATCTATTTTACCTGATAATTCACTAACATCTGGAATAAAGGGACGTAAAATGCCGATATCAAAGCCATCAATACTAAAATCTCCTTCAATAGGCTTATTGTTCGCAAGGGGGTTAAGTATGATTTGTGTATGAATATTACCTAGTGTTGTACTTTTAAACTCAAGTGTTGACGTGATTTTATTGGGCGTTAAGTTAACCAATACGTTTAATGCTTGATAAGGGAAGTCATACCATTGCTCCTCAGTACTTTCTTGTAGTTGGAATACCCCTGCGTTGGTTTTGATCTCAATAATACCTGACATTCCTTGTTCAAGAATTTTGAGCGTAATATCGGCCGATAAAGTGCTTTTCCAATTAAACGTTTCAGGATACCAGGGCTGTAAACTTTGCATAGCAAAGTTGGCTAATTGATAGTTAATTTTTGGATGCGGTAAAAGTGTTTGTTGGTCTTTTGCGCAGAGTGTGGCTTGCCCATTTTTAAAGCAATGAGCTGAAAGCGTTAGTTCGCCTGTATGGGCATAGTTAAGCCGGGTTTTATTTTGTAGTTGCCAATTTTGCCCTTTAGCGTCAACTTGTAGTTTATTGATAGAGGCTAGCCAGTTTTGTTTTATATCTTGTTTGCTATCAATTTGTGTTGATAGGGTGAGGATTCCCCCTGAGATATCAAGACTTAACTGCTGCTGTTTTATATCACCAGAAGCCGTAAGATTTAAATTCCCCAAGGAGGTTGTTCCAGAACTTATATGACTGGCTTGCAGCTTTATCTGGGCTTGTTGCATGGCATTTAAATTAGCATTTAATTGTATACCATTAATTTTTTGCTCTTCAAAACTTAAACGTTTACCTGTTAAGGACACGGTCGTTTGAGGTTTTTCGAGGGACCCCAATAGTTCTACTTTTCCTATGACGTTACCTGTTAACGTAGGTAATAATTGCTTTAAGTTAGGCAGATTGATATTCACATTTGCTTTTAAGGAACGGCTTAGCTCACCTTGACCTGTGATTGTATTATTGCCCACTTTTATTAGTAATTCTGGAACATGCCATTGATTTTGCTTGGCTAATACCGTTGCTTTTATCTGCGTTGCTTGTTTGTTGAGTATGCCTTGGATATTGGCTTTGCTGTCAGTTTCTATTGTATCGCCTATTGTCCCCGTACTTTGAACAACTCCGCTAAGTGAACCGGTTAAGTCCTTTAGCCAATAATTGGGATTAATATTTTTTAAATTAAGGCTAGCAAGCCAATGGAGTTTGGGGGTAAAGTCTAGTGCTGCAGTACCATTAATATTTCCTTTATCAGGGGTATCGATTTGTAAAGTTTCTAACGTTAAATGCTTAAGATCACCTGTTATTTTCGTCTGGAGCTCAAAGTTCCCTGCAGGACCAGTAAGATCGGCACCTAACTGTGCACGATACATATCATTTTGATAGTTAAGCTTAATATTGGCTGTTTGTAAGTCAATAGGGGGAGGTGGATCAAGTGGGTAAAGCTCTTGCCAAGGAAAATTATGATAATTAAGCGTGGCATCAGCAGTTAAGTTGGGTTGGAAACTAGCATTTCCTTTAATATTAACGACTTGTTGCTCTGTTGTTTTGAGTATTAAGTTT
Coding sequences within it:
- a CDS encoding translocation/assembly module TamB domain-containing protein codes for the protein MKLTLKIAKYALIVIILVLLLILMTLILAIKTEAGSRYLLNSIPNLSVKNSQGTLSGGWSAEELIWQSEEIKITVQNPSLNWFASCLLTGNVCISQLKVKQLDIDLLDSVNSETNAKEQNKTATRLPTLNTPVTINIETVILEKLLIDKQEILSQALLKGASWKNTHVTIGQLTLHNGQAKANATLQGHIEFANNWPLEVKSQIELNELYQTPWLLALNVKGDLQKKLLLETASTGYLDANLQASACVLEENLPATLSLTINNFIPNNIIELPDTLLIKQLILNATGDLKHGYTVSTNSTFAGKTTPVYLTLNSFITTKQIDVKNLILKTTEQQVVNIKGNASFQPNLTADATLNYHNFPWQELYPLDPPPPIDLQTANIKLNYQNDMYRAQLGADLTGPAGNFELQTKITGDLKHLTLETLQIDTPDKGNINGTAALDFTPKLHWLASLNLKNINPNYWLKDLTGSLSGVVQSTGTIGDTIETDSKANIQGILNKQATQIKATVLAKQNQWHVPELLIKVGNNTITGQGELSRSLKANVNINLPNLKQLLPTLTGNVIGKVELLGSLEKPQTTVSLTGKRLSFEEQKINGIQLNANLNAMQQAQIKLQASHISSGTTSLGNLNLTASGDIKQQQLSLDISGGILTLSTQIDSKQDIKQNWLASINKLQVDAKGQNWQLQNKTRLNYAHTGELTLSAHCFKNGQATLCAKDQQTLLPHPKINYQLANFAMQSLQPWYPETFNWKSTLSADITLKILEQGMSGIIEIKTNAGVFQLQESTEEQWYDFPYQALNVLVNLTPNKITSTLEFKSTTLGNIHTQIILNPLANNKPIEGDFSIDGFDIGILRPFIPDVSELSGKIDGKGTISGILEKPYVSGKVTLKNGTVMGDISVSLENLQATAMIEGESLTIDGSWSSGKQGHAKITGDANWSNGINLNLGLKASKLPIIIAPYANLEANTDLKLKIDNNALSVAGVVNIPTGSIVVRELPPSTVTVSSDAIIVTQKAPEQTMPMKIDMDVKVLIGQEHLSFKGFGLTSTITGNLSITKNLFTQGEINLKNGVYRAYGQQLNITRANILFTGSMTEPSLDIEAVRMVDNVTAGVKVTGFTSQPKITVFSTPSMSQDQALSYIIFGRPLGAGDNNVLAQAALAMGVASTSETVGELASKVGLEDFQLDASGSGDDTSLTASGKINDKLSIHYGVSIFKAVNTIMLRYKLTKSIYLEAAGGTASSLDIFYKKSFK
- the glpK gene encoding glycerol kinase GlpK — encoded protein: MVSYILSIDQGTTSTRVIIFDPLGHPITTAQKTMEQSFPKDGWVEHDPHEIWSTTLALCQQALKQAHLKGESIIGIGITNQRETTIVWDKLTGKAIYPAIVWQDRRTADYCQSLKEAGYEQQVLSKTGLLIDPYFSATKLRWILDNVPNARTKACKGELLFGTVDSFLLWNLTGGQSHYTDATNAARTMLFNIHEQSWDNDLLALFDIPEALLPTVLDCAAEFGHTQNGMFDCQIPILGIAGDQQSALIGQACFNEGMVKSTYGTGCFMIKNTGTEPVISKNRLLTTIAYRLQGKTTYALEGSIFVAGATVQWLRDGLKLFANTSDAELIAESTPDTRGVYLVPAFTGLGAPYWDPKARGAIFGLTRDTGIQEIVTAGLESVCYQTCDLLLAMQEDSASPLTTLRVDGGMAINNWLMQFLADILNITVERPVTNETTALGVAWLVTLQANIYQSLDEIASHWSLQRCFTPVIAEDKRQQLYNGWLKAVERVCLTQ